A stretch of Corallococcus macrosporus DNA encodes these proteins:
- a CDS encoding UvrD-helicase domain-containing protein — MNAHETALLEDLNPPQAEAVLHGDGPLLVLSGAGSGKTRVITRRVAHLVKVRRVFPWRILAVTFTNKAAREMRERLTQLLGAQANDLVVSTFHSAAAMILRREAEAVGLTKSFVIYDDGDQLNLVKRAMRDTGVEPVMQPREILHRIDQEKNAARLPEDMHVEQEDIRGQIVKRVYAGYQKLLRAANAVDFGDLLLLLVKLFRDRPDVLERYRTRFTHVLVDEFQDTNPVQYAFLRQIAPPPSANLVVVGDDDQSIYRWRGANVDNILQFPMQYPGAKVVKLEQNYRSDQNILTAAHEVISKNPRRMAKKLWSERPKGENLELMLHRDERAEAQEVARRILAVQREGFIKFSSMAVFYRTNAQSRVLEEALRLARVPYQLVSGRSFYDRAEVRDASAYLRLMVNPRSDADLLRVLNVPARGIGDTTEERLTDFANEQGLSLYEALGERHRIPSLNATAQKRLGGFHQLLQSLHAFSLTAKDAAGAVDQMLKESKLVESLVADGSDEALTRAENLKELLGAAQEFDLKRASDMVAAAQAVEAREEEAPEGVDSAPLTADVPPLQAFLEQISLVGEADAEVSEGRVALMTLHAAKGLEFDAVFLTGLEEGVFPHSRALKSEEPDGGEEMAEERRLCYVGFTRARKRLFVSLAQCRSLFGELKYNPPSRFLADVPQALFGFKENDLPPPPRAAAMPQRRRNWDDDETGPRVDRSYSQASSDMDGVGGDVRGMRVRHEQFGSGRIVAAEGSGPNAKVTVEFGGNVGLKRVIARFLIPG; from the coding sequence GTGAACGCGCACGAAACCGCCCTCCTCGAAGACCTCAATCCGCCCCAGGCGGAAGCCGTGCTCCACGGCGACGGCCCCCTGCTCGTGCTGTCGGGCGCCGGCAGCGGCAAGACGCGCGTCATCACCCGCCGGGTGGCCCACCTGGTGAAGGTGCGCCGCGTCTTCCCCTGGCGCATCCTGGCCGTCACCTTCACCAACAAGGCCGCGCGCGAGATGCGCGAGCGCCTCACCCAGCTCTTGGGCGCGCAGGCCAACGACCTGGTGGTGAGCACGTTCCACTCGGCCGCGGCCATGATTTTGCGCCGCGAGGCGGAGGCCGTGGGCCTCACGAAGTCCTTCGTCATCTACGACGACGGCGACCAGCTCAACCTGGTGAAGCGCGCCATGCGCGACACGGGCGTGGAGCCGGTGATGCAGCCGCGCGAAATCCTCCACCGCATCGACCAGGAGAAGAACGCCGCGCGGCTGCCGGAGGACATGCACGTGGAGCAGGAGGACATCCGCGGGCAGATCGTCAAGCGCGTGTACGCGGGCTACCAGAAGCTGCTGCGCGCGGCGAACGCGGTGGACTTCGGGGACCTGCTGCTCCTGCTCGTGAAGCTCTTCCGCGACCGGCCGGACGTGCTGGAGCGCTACCGCACGCGCTTCACGCACGTGCTGGTGGACGAGTTCCAGGACACCAACCCCGTGCAGTACGCGTTCCTGCGCCAGATTGCCCCGCCGCCGTCCGCGAACCTGGTGGTGGTGGGTGACGACGACCAGTCCATCTACCGCTGGCGCGGCGCGAACGTGGACAACATCCTCCAGTTCCCCATGCAGTACCCGGGCGCGAAGGTGGTGAAGCTGGAGCAGAACTACCGCTCCGACCAGAACATCCTCACCGCCGCGCACGAGGTCATCTCCAAGAACCCGCGCCGCATGGCGAAGAAGCTCTGGAGCGAACGGCCCAAGGGGGAGAACCTGGAGCTGATGCTCCACCGCGACGAGCGCGCGGAGGCGCAGGAGGTGGCCCGGCGCATCCTGGCCGTCCAGCGCGAGGGCTTCATCAAGTTCTCCAGCATGGCGGTGTTCTACCGGACCAACGCGCAGAGCCGCGTGCTGGAGGAGGCGCTGCGGCTGGCGCGCGTGCCGTACCAGTTGGTGAGCGGACGCAGCTTCTACGACCGCGCGGAGGTCCGTGACGCGTCCGCGTACCTGCGGCTGATGGTGAACCCGCGCTCGGACGCGGACCTCTTGCGCGTGCTCAACGTGCCAGCGCGCGGCATCGGCGACACCACCGAGGAGCGGCTGACGGACTTCGCGAACGAGCAGGGCCTGAGCCTCTACGAAGCCCTGGGCGAGCGCCACCGCATCCCGTCCCTCAACGCCACCGCGCAGAAGCGCCTGGGCGGCTTCCACCAGTTGCTCCAGTCGCTGCACGCCTTCTCGCTGACGGCGAAGGACGCTGCGGGCGCGGTGGACCAGATGCTCAAGGAGTCCAAGCTCGTGGAGTCGCTCGTCGCGGACGGCAGCGACGAGGCGCTCACCCGGGCGGAGAACCTGAAGGAGCTTTTGGGCGCGGCGCAGGAGTTCGACCTGAAGCGCGCGTCGGACATGGTCGCGGCCGCGCAGGCGGTGGAGGCGCGCGAGGAGGAGGCGCCGGAGGGCGTGGACTCCGCGCCGCTCACCGCGGACGTGCCTCCGCTGCAGGCCTTCCTGGAGCAGATCAGCCTGGTGGGCGAGGCGGACGCGGAGGTGAGCGAGGGGCGCGTGGCTTTGATGACGCTGCACGCGGCCAAGGGCCTGGAGTTCGACGCCGTGTTCCTCACCGGCCTGGAGGAGGGCGTCTTCCCGCACTCGCGCGCGCTCAAGAGCGAGGAGCCCGACGGCGGTGAGGAGATGGCCGAGGAGCGCCGGCTCTGCTACGTGGGCTTCACCCGCGCGCGCAAGCGGCTCTTCGTGAGCCTGGCGCAGTGCCGCTCCCTCTTCGGCGAGCTCAAGTACAACCCGCCCAGCCGCTTCCTCGCGGACGTGCCGCAGGCGCTCTTCGGCTTCAAGGAGAACGACCTGCCGCCCCCGCCGCGCGCCGCCGCCATGCCGCAGCGCCGCCGCAACTGGGACGACGACGAGACGGGCCCGCGCGTGGACCGCAGCTATTCCCAGGCGTCGTCCGACATGGACGGCGTGGGCGGTGACGTGCGCGGCATGCGCGTGCGCCACGAACAGTTCGGCTCCGGCCGAATCGTCGCCGCGGAAGGCAGCGGCCCCAACGCCAAGGTCACCGTGGAGTTCGGCGGCAACGTGGGCCTCAAGCGCGTCATCGCGCGCTTCCTGATTCCCGGCTGA
- a CDS encoding PaaI family thioesterase: protein MSDTPSRPSQAQLDRFAELFNQSLTLRHFGARMSFPEGRMVVVELPEVQAQHRGGLGASAVNGGVLSALFDFAIGCTPALRDPTRRCATVQLSMSFERPATGNHLRVEAVIDNGGPSTVFASAKLMDAEGRVCARCQGVVRVSSQPWASGESPATN, encoded by the coding sequence ATGTCCGACACCCCGTCCCGCCCCTCCCAGGCCCAGCTCGACCGCTTCGCGGAACTCTTCAACCAGAGCCTCACCCTGCGCCACTTCGGCGCCCGGATGTCCTTCCCCGAAGGCCGCATGGTGGTGGTGGAGCTCCCGGAGGTGCAGGCGCAGCACCGGGGCGGCCTGGGGGCCTCCGCCGTCAACGGCGGCGTGCTCTCCGCCCTCTTCGACTTCGCCATCGGCTGCACCCCGGCCCTGCGCGACCCCACCCGCCGCTGCGCCACCGTCCAGTTGTCCATGAGCTTCGAGCGCCCCGCCACCGGCAACCACCTCCGGGTGGAGGCCGTCATCGACAACGGCGGCCCGTCCACCGTGTTCGCCTCCGCGAAGCTGATGGACGCGGAAGGCCGGGTGTGCGCCCGCTGCCAGGGCGTCGTGCGCGTCTCCTCCCAGCCGTGGGCCTCCGGCGAGAGCCCCGCCACCAACTGA
- a CDS encoding zf-HC2 domain-containing protein, translated as MSSPTPHLTRDRTEQYLLGALPPEAEAELEAHTLTCEPCARLLQEEALLEEQLYEVAAATPREAVVVRPARWHRPAAAAAALVAVAASVFLMLRPGGTEATPPVTPVEAPAVAARDVEEGPRDIVVACPDLATQEHCLRSASARGLLVYHPGGQGEVPRYDASSELPRVALNSRPAAL; from the coding sequence ATGTCTAGCCCCACGCCCCACCTCACCCGCGACCGCACGGAGCAGTACCTGCTGGGCGCGCTGCCGCCCGAAGCCGAGGCGGAGCTGGAGGCCCACACGCTCACGTGCGAGCCGTGCGCGCGGCTGCTCCAGGAGGAGGCCCTGCTGGAGGAGCAGCTGTACGAGGTCGCCGCCGCCACGCCGCGCGAGGCCGTCGTGGTGCGCCCCGCGCGCTGGCACCGTCCGGCCGCTGCCGCGGCGGCGCTGGTCGCGGTGGCCGCCTCCGTGTTCCTGATGCTGCGGCCGGGAGGGACGGAAGCCACCCCGCCCGTGACGCCCGTGGAAGCGCCGGCCGTCGCGGCGCGGGACGTGGAGGAAGGGCCCCGGGACATCGTGGTCGCATGCCCGGACCTGGCCACGCAGGAGCACTGCCTCCGGTCCGCGAGCGCGCGCGGGCTGCTCGTGTATCACCCCGGTGGACAGGGCGAGGTCCCCCGCTACGACGCGTCCAGCGAGCTGCCCCGGGTGGCGCTGAACTCGCGGCCGGCCGCCCTGTGA
- a CDS encoding DUF1592 domain-containing protein produces MARRRHWMSSALLAASLSFLSACEGQISDAANPRNPGPGGGGGPGGTNNPPPLVEQPARSVRVARLTHAQWLSSVKDLLKLDAAPTALAQTFRADPAQSGFLFGNDARALSVDEALWGAYQRAAADLAGQVATDATKLGKLLPPGSTTDEARAKAFVESFGLRALRRPLTADEVEGYLALYRKGPQAYPTMAAFQGGLRMVLEGFLQSPLFLYRVERSTQAADGKVPLDAFEVASRLSYALWNSMPDDALFAAAREGLLSQREGVAAEARRMMADPRARGVVDAYHQVVFDVARYGRILPNTTRFPNVTAKLAESAAKENALFVEDVVFGRKGRFADLLTSRDTFVNDELARVYGLTGTFTANFVPVTLDGAQRRGILTQVGFLASHATSLDPDPIHRGVFLSERLLCQKIGAPPANIPALPAPNGRTNREVVTSHTEGPGTLCASCHTTLINPLGFPFENFDAVGGYRTTDNGHPVDASASPGIGGQKVSVNGALDLADALANAQAVHACYARHWVEFLSGRPAAEEDEALVQRLGKLSQAGQLPIVDLVVEVVTGVGFVNRHPEELP; encoded by the coding sequence ATGGCGCGACGTCGACACTGGATGAGTTCCGCGCTGCTCGCGGCCTCCCTGAGTTTCTTGAGTGCCTGCGAAGGCCAGATTTCTGACGCGGCGAATCCACGCAACCCGGGCCCCGGGGGTGGTGGCGGCCCGGGCGGGACGAACAACCCCCCGCCGCTGGTGGAGCAGCCGGCGCGCTCGGTGCGCGTCGCGCGGCTGACGCATGCGCAGTGGCTGAGCAGCGTGAAGGACCTGCTCAAGCTGGACGCGGCGCCCACGGCGCTGGCGCAGACGTTCCGCGCGGATCCGGCCCAGAGCGGCTTCCTCTTCGGCAACGACGCCCGCGCGCTGTCGGTGGACGAGGCGCTGTGGGGTGCGTACCAGCGCGCGGCGGCGGACCTGGCCGGGCAGGTGGCCACGGACGCGACGAAGCTGGGCAAGCTGCTGCCCCCGGGCAGCACCACGGACGAGGCGCGCGCGAAGGCGTTCGTGGAGTCCTTCGGCCTGCGCGCCCTGCGCCGTCCGCTCACCGCGGACGAGGTGGAGGGCTACCTGGCCCTGTACCGCAAGGGGCCGCAGGCGTACCCGACGATGGCCGCGTTCCAGGGCGGCCTGCGGATGGTGCTGGAGGGCTTCCTCCAGTCGCCCCTGTTCCTCTACCGCGTGGAGCGCAGCACGCAGGCGGCGGACGGCAAGGTGCCGCTGGATGCGTTCGAGGTGGCGTCGCGGCTGAGCTACGCGCTCTGGAACTCCATGCCGGACGACGCGCTGTTCGCCGCCGCTCGCGAGGGCCTGCTGTCCCAGCGCGAGGGCGTGGCCGCGGAAGCCCGCCGGATGATGGCGGACCCCCGGGCGCGCGGCGTGGTGGACGCCTACCACCAGGTCGTCTTCGACGTGGCCCGCTATGGGCGCATCCTCCCCAACACCACGCGCTTCCCCAACGTCACCGCGAAGCTGGCGGAGTCCGCGGCGAAGGAGAACGCCCTCTTCGTGGAGGACGTCGTCTTCGGACGCAAGGGCCGCTTCGCGGACCTGCTCACGTCGCGCGACACCTTCGTCAACGACGAGCTGGCGCGCGTCTACGGCCTCACCGGGACGTTCACCGCCAACTTCGTGCCGGTGACACTGGACGGCGCGCAGCGGCGGGGCATCCTCACGCAGGTGGGCTTCCTCGCGTCGCACGCGACGTCGCTGGACCCGGACCCCATCCACCGCGGCGTGTTCCTGTCGGAGCGCCTGCTCTGCCAGAAGATTGGCGCGCCGCCGGCCAACATCCCCGCGCTGCCCGCGCCCAACGGCCGCACCAACCGCGAGGTGGTGACGTCGCACACGGAAGGGCCCGGCACGCTGTGCGCGTCCTGCCATACGACGCTCATCAACCCGCTGGGCTTCCCCTTCGAGAACTTCGACGCCGTGGGCGGCTACCGCACGACGGACAACGGGCACCCGGTGGACGCCTCGGCGTCGCCGGGCATCGGCGGGCAGAAGGTGTCGGTGAACGGCGCGCTGGACCTGGCGGACGCGCTCGCGAACGCGCAAGCGGTGCACGCGTGCTACGCGCGCCACTGGGTGGAGTTCCTGAGCGGGCGCCCCGCGGCGGAAGAGGACGAGGCGCTGGTGCAGCGGCTGGGCAAGCTGTCGCAGGCGGGGCAGCTGCCCATCGTGGACCTGGTCGTCGAGGTCGTGACGGGCGTGGGCTTCGTGAATCGCCACCCGGAGGAGCTGCCGTGA
- a CDS encoding RNA polymerase sigma factor has protein sequence MDAAVQGLGMTTLQSRQDTDRVARPAAPDEEALSRRALAGERAAWDALIARHQRRVVVSLLARGIRVDRAQELAQETWARLIQQQQRGLLPELRLPYLAITQAAFLASDDARRTRRESVDGTVEDLPERQHPVDPAQSAEKRLLSEEQLARARDALEQVSPGARNVFLLACDGQGLPHAEVASRVGLSVQRVRQILCEVRKKLRTALEEENHV, from the coding sequence ATGGATGCAGCCGTACAGGGCTTGGGGATGACGACCCTCCAGTCACGGCAGGACACAGACAGGGTCGCGCGTCCGGCGGCGCCGGACGAGGAGGCCCTGTCGCGGCGCGCGCTGGCGGGCGAGCGGGCCGCGTGGGACGCGCTCATCGCGCGGCACCAGCGCCGGGTGGTGGTGTCGCTGCTCGCGCGGGGCATCCGGGTGGACCGGGCCCAGGAGCTGGCGCAGGAGACGTGGGCGCGGCTCATCCAGCAGCAGCAGCGGGGCCTGCTCCCGGAGCTGCGCCTGCCGTACCTGGCCATCACCCAGGCGGCGTTCCTCGCGTCGGATGACGCCCGGCGCACGCGGCGCGAGTCGGTGGACGGCACGGTGGAGGACCTGCCGGAGCGGCAGCATCCGGTGGACCCCGCGCAGTCCGCGGAGAAGCGCCTGTTGTCGGAGGAGCAGCTGGCCCGGGCGCGCGACGCGCTGGAGCAGGTGTCGCCGGGCGCGCGCAACGTCTTCCTCCTGGCCTGTGACGGCCAGGGGCTTCCCCATGCCGAGGTCGCCTCCCGCGTCGGGCTGTCCGTCCAGCGCGTGCGACAGATTTTGTGCGAGGTCCGCAAGAAGCTGCGCACCGCGCTCGAAGAGGAAAACCATGTCTAG